The Deinococcus sp. Leaf326 DNA window CAGGAACGTCTGGGCGAGAGCGACACGCTGGCCCACCGCAGCGACCTTGCGGCCCTGCTGGCCCGTGGGGGCCGCGAAGCCGAGGCACAGGCGACCCTCGACCCGCTGCTCCGCGGAATCTACGCCGACGATCCGGTGGTGCTGCTTACCAGTGCCGAACTTGATCTCGCCCGGCAGCAACCCGCGCAGGCCGAGGACCGACTTTCCCGCGTGGATCTCAGGACGAGCGCGGCGACGCGCACGCGCACCTTGACTCTGCTGGCCCAGGCCCAGGCGGCGCAGGGCAAGCCGGAGGCCGACGCCACCTACCGCGAGGCGATGACGGCCTCCACCACGGAGGAGCCGCGTGCCCGTTACGCCGCGTATCTCGCTGCCCAGGGCCGCGCGGCGGAGGCGCGGACGCTTCTGGACGCCATGTCGAAGACCGAGGCCAAGGCGACGGCCCTCTACCGCCGCCAGGAACGCGACTGGTTCGCCTTGGCGGCAGAAGTCCGGCGCGAACTGAAATGAAAAGCAAACCCCCACCCGCACTCCGGGTGGGGGGCTGGAAGTCCAGCTTACCAGCGGTCGTCGCGGCGGGGGCGGTCGTTGTAGGCAGGCGCCGGAGCGGCCTTGGTCACCACGATGCTCTTGGCCTGGGGCCCCTTGCCGTTCTGGCCCGGTTCGATCTCGAATTCGACTTCGTCGCCTTCGTTGAGCTTCTTGAACCCCTGGGCCTGGATAGCGCTGAAGTGCGCGAACACGTCGGCGCT harbors:
- a CDS encoding cold-shock protein, which encodes MATGRVKWFNAEKGFGFIETEGSADVFAHFSAIQAQGFKKLNEGDEVEFEIEPGQNGKGPQAKSIVVTKAAPAPAYNDRPRRDDRW